The genomic interval TCTAGCCTGTCACTGAACATccgttcatccattttctactgcttatcccttaAAACTGGGAAATTCAACACATGAGCCGGCTATAGCAGTGATGAACAAACAATATCAAAGTGGGTTTGAGGTTCTAGGTCACATGACTAAAGCTATTGACAGTTGAAATGTTCTTTGCGAGCCAATGACAAGTACTTTATTAACAGTCCCTTAAAATAAAGCACTTGTCAGCACGGACTGACAGACGGGGCATGAGTTTTCAATGCCGGGGACAAACAGTCAGCCTGGCTGGATGTTTAATGTCTGTTGAATATCCAACTTCAAACTAACTTCACCTCCGTTcgacacttggcgatcactccagcagcactgagagcggactcagccaaactaagtTCAGGTAAATGATGCAATTGTAAGggccaacaaataaatgaattcaAAAAACGCTacaacgtaagtaaagtaaggctccacttttccgaaagttgtgctagcttgatgctaatatacattggctttgctattgacatgctactgattagcattagcaatttctcATGACGATTTTAACACCCCCAAATTAGTTAATGAAAACTATAACTCAGAtgaacattacaatcaaacagctggtgtgtaataaatacaatatttacagtatgaacacttttttgggcgcaacaaaaaacattatgaatttacacgactgccatctactgtattggacttgcaactgtaaataAACTTACTTGTAAATGACGATTTGAAAATCAAACAAGATGTAACAAAATGACAACAGTTATCATAACAAGCTCAttgttaaatgttgcaataaaaatttagatttatttatcataaacaattaatattattaacacacaaaagtaccaaaaagttgaGGACTGGTGTCGATTCCAAAGTACCGGAATGTGTACCGTATTGGTGGGAATGTGAACGGTACTTATCTCTACCAGCAAGTGTTGTTGTACTGGACACACAATACTCCACTATGGAATTGTTGTTATATTAACATGAGAAACAAATCCATCTTTGTACAGCAATGGTTTTGAAAAAGGTCGCTGATGCACTTATTGACTGataaaagtattttattatttgaaGATTTTATTAAGAACGACTTGTAAATAAAGATAATTacaatcacaacacaatcatcatattacaaaagaaataaagataattaataaaatttattatagagacccaacaaatgattcataaagtcacacattttaaaattgtataaaagacaactgttcacatgatgtataaagtaaataataatatgcttcctgaagtggtccagaaggtgtttcagatgtgaaccagtacatatgtatatcatataaaggtgcTAATCTATGGGATCATTAACAATTAGAAATAGAAATCCGTAACACTTCAATATTCCAAACACCTATATAAAACACTTTTATGAATAAGTCTAAAATTgtattatgaatatatatacacataaaatgtttagtgtgtaaaatatgtcttgtactgtttactctcaccttttcagtcaaattgttctgtaaatgttttaataaaagtacacaatgttgcattttaatgcatgtacttgactgaaaaaagCACTAATATAAAATATCTAATTTATAAATGTAGAAGCATATTAAGAAGATTattacacaaacaacaatgtcacacatgttatatgtgctgatgtagttagaaagtcaaaattaaagtcttgacagtttatttctaatcctgcagtttcatttgctgctgctgttctcaccagcacacttgtgtttcttacactggtacttatatgagaatctttcaccacacacactgcaactcaacactttctctcctgtgtgtcttctcatgtgtgctACAAGGTTTGGTCGTTGACAAAAGCTTCtgttgcagattgaacaggaatgtgatttttcaccagtgtgtgttctcatgtgtcttttcaaattgtgactttctctaaaacctttaccacagattgaacaggaaaaatgtttttcaccagtgtgtgttctcttgtgtACTTCCAAATGGTTTCTTTGTACAAAActtttactacagattgaacagacataaggtttttctccggtgtgtattctcatgtgtactttcaaattctGACTTAGTCCACAACTTTTACCACATACTGAGCAGGTAAAGgggttttctccagtgtgtattctcatatgTGTTTTCAGATCACTATggtatttaaaggttttgtcacagtgagaacatttcaagtgagtgttgtcagtgtgacatgtcttatcatctttagagtcttcatcatcagtgtcaggagagtgtgacgttgtgtcctcactatctgatagtggagctaagagcttgtctgcttgtgatcctccacagtggtctccatcagcttctgttgtcatgtgttgtgttgagctgctgcttggaggctccgcctctctcttctcctcactttcacctttgacctcatcatcttcactcttcacagggacaccagtcactgggaactccaccaGTCCTTCAATATGCTCTCCCCCCAGACTGATGTTGTATTCCACCTCCTCTTCTTTAATGTGCGAGGTCTGTggcgcctcctcctcctctttaaaGTGGGGGGTCAGTGGTTCATCCTTGTTTTGTTTACAGTTGGGGGTCAGTGGATCCTTCACTTTCTTTATAAAGTGTGGGGTCTCTGGCACTTCCTCTTCATCTTTAAAGTGGGGGGGGAGTGGGTCCTTGTCTTCCTCTTTAAAGTAAGAGGGCTGTGACTCCTCCTTCACCATCCTGAAGCTCCACTCCTGTTGCTCAGAGAGAAGATgatcttcacagacgtctgcagaaCACATTACAATGAATTTTATTAGAAATAAACAGGACTTTTCCTCATGTGTTTGTTTCAACTCTGAGGTGGCACGCAGGGAAAAAGCTGAGCCCACACAAACCCTCATGGTAGCACAAGACATTCTTCTATCCTTCCTAGGTGGgcccacacaaacacgcacacacacacatcaacatgCCTTTCATAGCACCCTCTCCATTTTACAGAGTTCCAACAATGAAGAGGCGTAGTATAGTTCACATACACGCGCCTGTTAAATgacatatattagatatatagagATGACATAGACACATCTTTCATAGATTTTCAAAACAACTGACATCTGACAAATCAGACTGTAAAATACATGATCATCTTTATAGATCAGTCAAATCATACTGTCAGTGACCTACTGATCACACTGGAAGCCGGGGTGTGGCTTAAAGGTCATAAATCATTTTGATTGATGGGTTTTTGACTATTTGACAGACAGTGGGTCCTATATTGTCTTATGGCCCCCACCTGCTGTTCCCAAACTCtcacattttcttataataaagccgacagttgactttggaatatttcggagcaaggaaatttcacgactggatttgttgcacaggtggcatcctatgacagttccacgctggaaatcactgagttcctgagagcggcccattcttttacaactgtttgtagaaacagtctccatgcctaagtgcttgattttatacacctgtggccgggccaagtgaataggacacctgattctgatcatttgaatgggtggccaaatacttttggcaatatagtgtattttctcctgtgtcacattattgAGGAACATTAAGTTGGGTTTTCTATCCATGGTGTCATTATAGTCCtcagttgaaactgggtctggaatcatttcctccaattttggtccaatatttacaaattaTTGAAACTTTCAagtacttcctttatgttgtcattatttttgtttccgtctgagaagtattgagggtaatctctcttagtgccatttttaataatgctattgagcagtggtccccaacctttttgtagctgcggaccggtcaacgcttgaaaatttgtcccacggaccgggggggggggggggggtttgttttttttgtcataaagaaatacaatcatgtgtgcttacggactgtatccctgcagactgtattgatctatattgatatataatgtatacattgtgttttttatgttgatttaataaatttaaaaaataataataatatatatacactaccgttcaaaagtttggggtcacattgaaatgtccttatttttgaaggaagagcactgtacttttcaatgaagataactttaaactagtcttaactttaaagaaatacactctatacatggctaatgtggtaaatgactattctagctgcaaatgtctggtttttggtgcaatatctacataggtgtatagaggcccatttccagcaactatcactccagtgttctaatggtacaatgtgtttgctcattggctcagaaggctaattgattattagaaaacccttgtgcaatcatgttcacacatctgaaaacagtttagctcgttacagaagctacaaaactgaccttcctttgagcagattgagtttctggagcatcacatttgtggggtcaattaaacgctcaaaatggccagaaaaagagaactttcatctgaaactcgacagtctattcttgttcttagaaatgaaggctattccacaaaactgtttgggtgaccccaaacttttgaacggtagtgtatatatattttttaatttcttgtgcggcccggtactaatcggtccacggaccggtactgggccgtggcccggtggttggggaccactgctattgaggatgccccatgttgcgctcatattgtttttgtttctgtttttgACTctaatattatgttctacatgttcgtagtatgctagttagctttttttcatacttttgtacttatttcctgcctctgtagttctttgtgttatatattttatatataatgtattcctcttattacaaacattttttaatccttttgtcatccatggttgattgttcttTCTCTGCTTTCTGCTGAGTTGTTTTCATGGACAATGTTTtttataaagtattatgaacgtgtttaagaaatgttcatatgcttcgtCAACATCactttcattgtacacattgtcccaattttgCTTTTCTAGCTCCTTTTTTaaagcaatcatcctcttctctgtgcttagtcttcgaaatgtcttttcgtcttccatgttcttcttcttgtagtttccatcatatattgagAAAACtgacagatgatcactaacgtcgattata from Entelurus aequoreus isolate RoL-2023_Sb linkage group LG14, RoL_Eaeq_v1.1, whole genome shotgun sequence carries:
- the LOC133664750 gene encoding oocyte zinc finger protein XlCOF8.4-like; protein product: MVKEESQPSYFKEEDKDPLPPHFKDEEEVPETPHFIKKVKDPLTPNCKQNKDEPLTPHFKEEEEAPQTSHIKEEEVEYNISLGGEHIEGLVEFPVTGVPVKSEDDEVKGESEEKREAEPPSSSSTQHMTTEADGDHCGGSQADKLLAPLSDSEDTTSHSPDTDDEDSKDDKTCHTDNTHLKCSHCDKTFKYHSDLKTHMRIHTGENPFTCSVCGKSCGLSQNLKVHMRIHTGEKPYVCSICSKSFVQRNHLEVHKRTHTGEKHFSCSICGKGFRESHNLKRHMRTHTGEKSHSCSICNRSFCQRPNLVAHMRRHTGEKVLSCSVCGERFSYKYQCKKHKCAGENSSSK